From one Paeniglutamicibacter psychrophenolicus genomic stretch:
- the tuf gene encoding elongation factor Tu — protein sequence MAKAKFERTKPHVNIGTIGHVDHGKTTLTAAISKVLADKYPDLNEQRDFANIDSAPEERQRGITINISHVEYQTEKRHYAHVDAPGHADYIKNMITGAAQMDGAILVVAATDGPMAQTREHVLLARQVGVPYLLVALNKSDMVDDEELLDLVEMEVRELLSSQGFDGDEAPVMRVSGLKALEGDPVWVKAVEDLMDAVDEHVPTPVRDRDKPFLMPVEDVFTITGRGTVVTGRAERGTLAINSEVEIVGIRPVQKTTVTGIEMFHKQLDEAWAGENCGLLLRGIKREDVERGQVIVKPGSITPHTDFEANVYILSKDEGGRHNPFYSNYRPQFYFRTTDVTGVITLPEGTEMVMPGDNTEMSVVLIQPIAMEEGLGFAIREGGRTVGSGKVTKITK from the coding sequence GTGGCAAAGGCAAAGTTCGAGCGGACCAAGCCGCACGTCAACATCGGCACCATTGGTCACGTTGACCATGGTAAGACCACGTTGACCGCCGCCATTTCCAAGGTGCTTGCTGACAAGTACCCGGATCTGAACGAGCAGCGCGATTTCGCCAATATCGACTCGGCGCCGGAAGAGCGCCAGCGCGGTATTACCATCAACATCTCTCACGTCGAGTACCAGACCGAGAAGCGCCACTACGCGCACGTTGATGCCCCGGGTCACGCTGACTACATCAAGAACATGATCACCGGTGCTGCTCAGATGGACGGCGCGATCCTCGTGGTTGCCGCTACCGACGGCCCGATGGCTCAGACCCGCGAGCACGTTCTGCTGGCCCGCCAGGTTGGCGTTCCCTACCTGCTGGTCGCACTGAACAAGTCCGACATGGTCGATGACGAAGAGCTTCTGGACCTCGTGGAAATGGAAGTTCGCGAACTTCTCTCCTCGCAGGGCTTCGATGGCGACGAGGCACCGGTTATGCGTGTTTCGGGCCTGAAGGCACTGGAAGGCGACCCGGTTTGGGTCAAGGCCGTCGAGGACCTCATGGACGCCGTTGACGAGCACGTTCCGACCCCGGTTCGTGACCGCGACAAGCCGTTCCTGATGCCGGTTGAAGACGTCTTCACCATCACCGGTCGTGGCACCGTTGTTACGGGCCGCGCCGAGCGTGGAACCCTCGCCATCAACTCCGAGGTCGAGATCGTCGGCATCCGCCCGGTCCAGAAGACCACGGTTACCGGTATCGAGATGTTCCACAAGCAGCTCGACGAGGCATGGGCCGGCGAGAACTGTGGTCTGCTGCTTCGCGGCATCAAGCGCGAAGACGTAGAGCGTGGCCAGGTCATCGTGAAGCCGGGTTCCATCACCCCGCACACCGATTTCGAGGCCAACGTGTACATCCTTTCCAAGGATGAGGGCGGGCGTCACAACCCGTTCTACTCGAACTACCGCCCGCAGTTCTACTTCCGCACCACGGACGTCACCGGCGTTATCACCCTGCCGGAAGGCACGGAAATGGTTATGCCTGGCGACAACACCGAAATGTCTGTCGTGCTGATCCAGCCGATCGCCATGGAAGAGGGCCTCGGCTTCGCAATTCGCGAAGGCGGCCGCACCGTTGGTTCGGGCAAGGTCACCAAGATCACCAAGTAG
- the rpsJ gene encoding 30S ribosomal protein S10 gives MAGQKIRIRLKSYDHEVIDVSARKIVETVTRAGATVVGPVPLPTEKNVYCVIRSPHKYKDSREHFEMRTHKRLIDIIDPTPKAVDSLMRLDLPADVNIEIKL, from the coding sequence ATGGCGGGACAAAAAATCCGCATCCGGCTGAAGTCGTATGACCACGAGGTCATTGACGTTTCTGCCCGGAAGATCGTTGAGACGGTGACGCGCGCTGGCGCAACCGTAGTCGGCCCAGTGCCGCTCCCAACGGAAAAGAACGTGTACTGCGTTATCCGTTCGCCCCACAAGTACAAAGACAGCCGTGAGCACTTCGAAATGCGCACGCACAAGCGTCTGATCGACATCATCGATCCGACCCCGAAGGCCGTAGATTCGCTGATGCGTCTTGACCTGCCGGCGGATGTCAACATCGAAATCAAGCTCTAA
- the rplC gene encoding 50S ribosomal protein L3, with protein sequence MTATRNVKGLLGTKLGMTQVWDENNNLIPVTVVQADSNVVTQLRNAERDGYTAVQIGYGQIDPRKVTQPLAGHFEAAGVTPRRHVVELRTADADSYAAGQELTVEIFAAGQKVDVVGTSKGKGFAGVMKRHGFHGAPASHGAHKNHRKPGSIGGASTPGRVFQGQKMAGRMGAERVTTQNLTVHAVDAEKNLLLIKGAVPGARGRVVLVRTAVKGA encoded by the coding sequence ATGACCGCAACCCGTAATGTAAAGGGCCTGCTGGGCACGAAGCTCGGCATGACCCAGGTTTGGGACGAGAACAACAACCTCATCCCGGTAACCGTTGTACAGGCCGACAGCAATGTCGTCACTCAGCTGCGCAACGCAGAGCGCGATGGCTACACCGCGGTTCAGATCGGCTACGGCCAGATCGACCCGCGCAAGGTCACCCAGCCGCTCGCCGGCCACTTCGAGGCAGCAGGGGTTACCCCGCGCCGCCACGTCGTTGAGCTGCGCACTGCCGACGCCGATTCCTACGCCGCAGGCCAGGAACTCACCGTCGAAATCTTCGCCGCCGGCCAGAAGGTCGACGTCGTTGGAACTTCCAAGGGTAAGGGCTTCGCCGGCGTCATGAAGCGCCACGGCTTCCACGGTGCTCCGGCATCGCACGGTGCTCACAAGAACCACCGTAAGCCGGGCTCCATCGGCGGCGCATCGACCCCGGGCCGTGTGTTCCAGGGCCAGAAGATGGCCGGTCGCATGGGCGCCGAGCGCGTCACCACGCAGAACCTCACCGTTCACGCTGTGGATGCCGAGAAGAACCTCCTGCTGATCAAGGGTGCCGTTCCAGGCGCTCGCGGCCGCGTCGTACTCGTGCGCACCGCTGTGAAGGGAGCATAA
- the rplD gene encoding 50S ribosomal protein L4 — MSKALTVEFPSEIFDVQTNVPLLHQVVVAQLAAARQGTHKTKNRAEVSGAGRKPFAQKGTGRARQGSIRAPHMTGGGVVHGPTPRDYSQRTPKKMKAAALRGALSDRARNNRIHVIEALVEGTTPNTKAALATLRALSERKNLLVVIERANDVAALSVRNLPEVHVLYVDQLNTYDVLVSDDVVFTKAAFDALVQKEEAK; from the coding sequence ATGTCTAAGGCACTTACTGTCGAGTTCCCTTCGGAGATCTTCGACGTTCAGACCAACGTTCCGCTGCTGCACCAGGTCGTCGTGGCCCAGCTGGCAGCTGCTCGCCAGGGCACGCACAAGACCAAGAACCGCGCCGAAGTTTCCGGTGCCGGTCGCAAGCCGTTCGCACAGAAGGGCACCGGCCGCGCCCGTCAGGGTTCAATCCGTGCTCCTCACATGACCGGCGGTGGCGTTGTCCACGGACCGACTCCTCGCGATTACAGCCAGCGCACCCCCAAGAAGATGAAGGCTGCTGCATTGCGCGGCGCCCTGTCTGACCGCGCTCGCAACAACCGCATTCACGTCATTGAAGCCCTGGTTGAAGGCACCACGCCGAACACCAAGGCAGCACTGGCCACCCTGCGCGCTCTGTCCGAGCGCAAGAACCTGCTCGTAGTCATCGAGCGCGCCAACGACGTTGCAGCCCTTTCGGTCCGCAACCTCCCCGAGGTCCACGTCCTGTACGTTGACCAGCTCAACACTTACGATGTGCTGGTTTCCGACGACGTTGTCTTCACCAAGGCCGCATTCGATGCCCTGGTCCAGAAGGAGGAAGCCAAGTGA
- the rplW gene encoding 50S ribosomal protein L23 encodes MSTFSKAPHDVVIAPVVSEKSYGLIDEGKYTFLVDPRSNKTEIKNAVEAIFSVKVDSVNTLNRAGKRKRTKFGWGTRKATKRAIVSLKEGSIDIFGGPLS; translated from the coding sequence GTGAGCACCTTCTCAAAGGCTCCGCACGATGTGGTCATCGCACCCGTTGTTTCGGAAAAGAGCTACGGTCTGATCGACGAAGGCAAGTACACCTTCCTCGTTGACCCGCGTTCAAACAAGACGGAAATCAAGAACGCCGTGGAAGCTATCTTCTCGGTCAAGGTTGACTCCGTAAACACCCTTAATCGTGCCGGCAAGCGCAAGCGCACCAAATTCGGATGGGGGACTCGCAAGGCTACCAAGCGCGCGATCGTCTCCCTGAAGGAAGGCTCGATTGACATCTTCGGCGGTCCGCTTTCTTAA
- the rplB gene encoding 50S ribosomal protein L2 — translation MGIRKYKPTTPGLRGSSVADFAEITRSTPEKSLLRPLHKTGGRNNTGKITTRHKGGGHKRQYRLIDFRRHDKDGVPAKVAHIEYDPNRTARIALLHYADGTKRYIIAPNKLSQGDTVEAGANADIKPGNNLPLRNIPVGTVIHAVELRPGGGAKMARSAGASVQLVAREGRFAQLRLPSGEIRNVDVRCRATVGEVGNAEQSNINWGKAGRMRWKGVRPTVRGVAMNPVDHPHGGGEGKTSGGRHPVNPNGKREGRTRRPNKDSDKLIVRRRRTGKNKR, via the coding sequence ATGGGAATCCGTAAGTACAAGCCGACAACCCCGGGCCTTCGCGGCTCGAGCGTTGCCGACTTCGCAGAAATCACCCGATCGACTCCGGAAAAGTCGTTGCTTCGCCCGCTCCACAAGACTGGCGGCCGCAACAACACCGGTAAGATCACCACCCGTCACAAGGGTGGCGGACACAAGCGCCAGTACCGTCTGATCGACTTCCGTCGCCACGACAAGGACGGCGTGCCGGCAAAGGTCGCTCACATCGAGTACGACCCGAACCGCACCGCTCGCATTGCGCTTCTTCACTACGCTGATGGAACCAAGCGTTACATCATCGCACCGAACAAGCTCTCCCAGGGCGACACCGTTGAGGCCGGCGCAAATGCCGACATCAAGCCTGGCAACAACCTGCCTTTGCGCAACATCCCGGTCGGTACCGTAATCCACGCTGTGGAATTGCGTCCCGGCGGCGGTGCAAAGATGGCTCGTTCCGCAGGTGCCTCGGTGCAGCTGGTGGCCCGTGAGGGTCGCTTCGCTCAGCTCCGTTTGCCTTCCGGCGAAATCCGCAACGTTGACGTGCGCTGCCGCGCAACCGTCGGCGAGGTCGGCAACGCCGAGCAGTCGAACATCAACTGGGGCAAGGCCGGCCGCATGCGCTGGAAGGGCGTTCGCCCGACCGTGCGTGGCGTGGCCATGAACCCTGTTGACCACCCGCATGGTGGTGGCGAAGGCAAGACGTCCGGTGGCCGTCACCCGGTCAACCCGAACGGCAAGCGCGAGGGACGCACCCGTCGTCCCAACAAGGACAGCGACAAGTTGATTGTTCGCCGTCGTCGTACCGGCAAGAACAAGCGATAG
- the rpsS gene encoding 30S ribosomal protein S19, which yields MPRSLKKGPFVDQHLFVKVAAENEKGTKNVIKTWSRRSMIIPDMLGHTIAVHDGRKHIPVFVTESMVGHKLGEFSPTRTFRSHVKDDKKGKRR from the coding sequence ATGCCACGCAGCCTGAAGAAAGGCCCCTTCGTCGATCAGCACCTTTTTGTAAAGGTCGCTGCTGAGAACGAAAAGGGCACCAAAAACGTCATCAAGACGTGGTCCCGCCGTTCGATGATCATCCCCGACATGCTCGGGCACACGATCGCCGTACACGACGGACGCAAGCACATCCCCGTGTTTGTCACCGAGTCGATGGTCGGGCACAAGCTCGGCGAGTTTAGCCCGACCCGGACGTTCCGCAGCCACGTGAAGGACGACAAGAAGGGCAAGCGCCGCTAA
- the rplV gene encoding 50S ribosomal protein L22, producing the protein MEAKAIARHIRVTPMKARRVVNLVRGKQTNEALAILKFAPQAASEPVFKVVASAVANARAAADREGVAFNEDELFISEAFVDEGPTMKRFQPRAQGRAYQIKKRTSHITVVVATPKKGGEE; encoded by the coding sequence ATGGAAGCCAAGGCAATTGCGCGCCATATCCGCGTGACGCCTATGAAGGCCCGGCGCGTCGTCAACCTTGTTCGTGGCAAGCAGACGAACGAAGCACTGGCGATCCTGAAGTTTGCCCCGCAGGCAGCTTCAGAGCCAGTGTTCAAGGTTGTAGCATCGGCAGTGGCTAACGCCCGTGCCGCCGCAGACCGCGAGGGTGTCGCGTTCAACGAAGACGAGCTGTTCATCAGCGAAGCGTTTGTTGACGAGGGTCCGACCATGAAGCGGTTCCAGCCGCGTGCTCAGGGTCGGGCATACCAGATCAAGAAGCGCACGAGCCACATCACTGTGGTCGTCGCAACCCCTAAGAAGGGTGGGGAAGAGTAA
- the rpsC gene encoding 30S ribosomal protein S3 produces MGQKVNPHGFRLGITTDHVSHWFADSTKVGQRYKDFVKEDIRIRELMTVGMERAGIARVEIERTRDRVRVDIHTARPGIVIGRRGAEADRIRGELEKLTAKQVQLNILEVKNPEIEAQLVAQGIAEQLASRVAFRRAMKKAMQSAMRAGAKGIRVQCSGRLGGAEMSRKEFYREGRVPLHTLRANIDYGKFEAKTTFGRIGVKVWIYKGDVTSKELAAQAAAAPARGRGDRPGGRPGGRPEGGERRRRPERSAAPGAEAAPAVEAPAAAVAEGGQA; encoded by the coding sequence ATGGGACAGAAGGTTAACCCGCATGGGTTCCGTCTCGGTATCACTACCGACCATGTTTCGCACTGGTTCGCCGACAGCACCAAGGTCGGACAGCGTTACAAGGACTTCGTAAAAGAAGACATCCGTATCCGCGAACTGATGACCGTTGGCATGGAACGCGCCGGCATCGCCCGCGTGGAGATCGAGCGCACCCGTGACCGTGTTCGTGTGGATATCCACACCGCACGCCCGGGCATCGTTATCGGTCGCCGCGGCGCCGAAGCCGATCGCATCCGTGGCGAGCTCGAAAAGCTCACCGCCAAGCAGGTTCAGCTGAACATCCTCGAGGTCAAGAACCCCGAGATCGAAGCCCAGCTTGTTGCACAGGGCATCGCCGAGCAGCTTGCTTCGCGTGTGGCTTTCCGCCGCGCGATGAAGAAGGCCATGCAGTCGGCAATGCGCGCAGGTGCCAAGGGCATCCGCGTGCAGTGCTCCGGTCGTCTTGGCGGTGCAGAAATGTCCCGCAAGGAGTTCTACCGCGAAGGCCGTGTGCCGCTGCACACCCTGCGTGCGAACATCGACTACGGCAAGTTCGAAGCCAAGACCACCTTCGGCCGCATCGGCGTGAAGGTCTGGATCTACAAGGGCGACGTAACTTCGAAGGAACTGGCAGCCCAGGCTGCAGCAGCTCCGGCCCGCGGCCGCGGCGATCGTCCCGGCGGACGTCCGGGTGGACGCCCCGAAGGTGGCGAACGTCGTCGTCGCCCCGAGCGCAGCGCAGCTCCAGGTGCAGAAGCAGCTCCGGCTGTTGAGGCTCCCGCAGCAGCAGTTGCAGAAGGAGGACAGGCTTAA
- the rplP gene encoding 50S ribosomal protein L16: MLIPRRVKYRKQHHPGRSGAASGGTTVAFGEYGIQALTPAYVTNRQIEAARIAMTRHIKRGGKVWINIYPDRPLTKKPAETRMGSGKGSPEWWVANVKPGRVLFELSGVSEEVAREALRLAIHKLPLKARIVRREGGE, from the coding sequence ATGCTTATCCCACGCCGAGTAAAGTACCGCAAGCAGCACCACCCCGGTCGGAGTGGCGCAGCTTCGGGCGGTACCACGGTAGCCTTCGGCGAGTACGGTATCCAGGCCCTTACACCGGCCTACGTTACCAACCGCCAGATCGAGGCAGCTCGTATCGCAATGACCCGCCACATCAAGCGTGGCGGCAAGGTCTGGATCAACATTTATCCGGACCGTCCGCTGACCAAGAAGCCTGCCGAAACCCGCATGGGTTCCGGTAAGGGTTCGCCGGAATGGTGGGTCGCAAACGTAAAGCCGGGACGGGTTCTCTTTGAACTCTCCGGTGTCAGTGAAGAGGTAGCACGCGAGGCATTGCGCCTGGCAATCCACAAGCTGCCGTTGAAGGCACGCATTGTGCGTCGCGAAGGTGGTGAATAG
- the rpmC gene encoding 50S ribosomal protein L29, with product MAIGSKDLATEALDGFDNARLVEELKKAKEELFNLRFQSATGQLESHGNLKAVKRDIARIYTVLRERELGIRPDVVVPVEETKKSKEAK from the coding sequence ATGGCAATCGGATCCAAGGATCTAGCAACCGAAGCACTGGACGGCTTTGATAACGCCCGTCTGGTCGAGGAGCTCAAGAAGGCCAAGGAGGAGCTGTTCAACCTCCGTTTCCAGTCGGCCACCGGTCAGCTCGAATCGCATGGCAACCTGAAGGCTGTCAAGCGTGACATCGCTCGTATCTACACCGTGCTTCGCGAACGCGAGCTGGGCATTCGTCCCGACGTTGTAGTGCCGGTCGAAGAGACCAAGAAGAGCAAGGAAGCCAAGTAA
- the rpsQ gene encoding 30S ribosomal protein S17 codes for MSEKDNVVDAAAERNDRKTLRGYVVSDKMQKTIVVDVEDRVKHALYGKVMRRNKNVKAHDEENSAGIGDLVLIAETRPLSADKRWRLVEILEKAK; via the coding sequence ATGAGCGAGAAGGATAACGTCGTGGATGCAGCTGCAGAGCGCAACGACCGCAAGACCCTCCGTGGTTACGTGGTTTCCGACAAGATGCAGAAGACCATCGTCGTTGACGTCGAGGACCGTGTAAAGCACGCCCTCTACGGCAAGGTCATGCGTCGCAACAAGAACGTCAAGGCTCACGACGAAGAGAACAGCGCCGGCATCGGCGACCTCGTTCTCATCGCCGAGACCCGCCCGCTGTCTGCCGACAAGCGCTGGCGCCTCGTGGAAATCCTCGAAAAGGCCAAGTAA
- a CDS encoding endonuclease/exonuclease/phosphatase family protein, with protein sequence MGNAGAGRVRVVRAPKTRGLLPLVLAGALLAALPHLDFAASRSLAVLQALLPVLCLAALALGPVLAYRRAWIPATVLLGCTALSLAPVLQPVAGGACGPGEPVTVLSLNAGRGHADPSIIAAAIIASAPDVLVLVEASEPMLQALATALPQWHYTNRTGPVVTGGAVDTVILSKHPMHSEAPAARQSAGSLFDVPVAAIDHPRAGRIRVAGIHPVPPTHGPDSWAGTLATAERWTGQNTDLPLVLAGDFNATRAHPGFRALAHGFSDASPAFGPLAAATWPANGAVPAFAAIDHVLVRGLGIMDSSRIAVEGTDHLGIVAKLSSCR encoded by the coding sequence ATGGGCAATGCCGGAGCGGGACGGGTGCGGGTGGTCCGAGCTCCCAAAACCCGTGGCCTGCTCCCCTTGGTTCTTGCCGGGGCGCTGTTGGCGGCCCTGCCGCACCTGGACTTCGCAGCCTCCAGGTCCCTGGCGGTGCTCCAGGCACTGCTTCCGGTCCTCTGCCTGGCCGCGCTGGCGCTGGGCCCGGTGCTGGCCTATCGACGCGCCTGGATTCCAGCGACGGTGCTGCTGGGGTGCACGGCCCTGTCGTTGGCCCCCGTACTCCAACCCGTTGCCGGGGGAGCGTGCGGACCGGGGGAGCCGGTCACGGTGCTGTCCCTGAACGCCGGGCGCGGGCATGCCGATCCGTCGATCATTGCCGCTGCGATCATCGCCTCCGCCCCGGATGTGCTGGTGCTGGTCGAGGCAAGCGAACCGATGCTGCAGGCATTGGCCACGGCACTGCCACAGTGGCACTACACCAACAGGACCGGGCCCGTTGTCACCGGGGGAGCAGTGGATACCGTCATCCTCTCCAAGCACCCGATGCATTCCGAGGCGCCCGCAGCCCGGCAATCGGCAGGCTCGCTCTTTGACGTACCCGTGGCGGCCATCGACCACCCGCGGGCGGGCCGGATCCGTGTGGCAGGGATCCATCCGGTGCCGCCAACCCACGGCCCGGACTCCTGGGCCGGCACCTTGGCCACCGCGGAACGCTGGACGGGGCAAAACACCGACTTGCCGCTCGTGCTGGCGGGGGACTTCAACGCCACCAGGGCGCACCCCGGGTTCCGGGCACTGGCGCACGGATTTTCTGATGCTTCCCCGGCGTTCGGGCCCCTGGCCGCCGCAACCTGGCCGGCCAACGGCGCGGTTCCCGCCTTTGCCGCCATCGACCACGTGCTGGTCCGCGGCCTTGGCATCATGGACTCCTCGCGCATTGCGGTGGAGGGAACCGACCACCTCGGGATCGTGGCCAAGCTGTCCAGCTGCCGGTGA